TCTTACACAAGACCGTGTTGAGCGTATGTACATTCAAGATAAGCATGAGCGTTATGCGTACCTTGATGAAATGAAAAAAGATTTTACTGCTGAATATCAAGAAAAAATTGATGAAGCAGGAGCACCGCAATCAGTTATTGATTACATCTTTGGTGATGAATTACAAGAAAAATTAAGCAATTTAATTTTTGTTCAAAATAAACGTGTTGACGGTCGTGACTTTACAACAGTTCGTCCTATTGAAGTTGAAGTAGGGCTTTTACCGTACACTCACGGATCAGCTTTGTTCACTCGTGGTAATACGCAAGCTCTTGCAAGTGTAACCCTTGGAAGTGGACAAGATGAGCAAAAATTTGACACATTAATGGACAGTGAACCAAATGCAGGTTCATTTATGTTGCATTATAATTTTCCTCCGTTTGCAAGTGGTGAAGTCAAGCCGATGCGTGGAACCAGTAGACGTGAAACTGGGCACGGGTATCTTGCTCGCTCATCATTTGATTATTTACGTCCAACTCCAGAAGAGTTTCCGTACACCATTCGTGTTGTCGTTGATATTTTAGAATCAGATGGTTCTTCTTCTATGGCAACAGCATGCGCAACTACTATGGCACTGATGCAAGCTGGTGTACCAATCAAAAAAATGGTTGCTGGTGTTGCAATGGGGCTTTTGGAAAAATCTCCGGGAGTATTTGTATCACTAACGGATATCAATGCATTTGAAGATGCGTTTGGTTTAATGGATTTTAAAGTTATTGGTACTGATACTGGTATCACTGCTATTCAAATGGATGTAAAATACAAAGGTGGCTTACGTCGTGAAGTGTTTCAGCATGCACTTGAACAAGCGCGTGTTGGTCGTCTTCATATTCTTGATGAAATGCGTAAAGTAATGAGCGCGCCTCAAGCAGAGCTCTCTGTATTAGTTCCAAAAGTTATCACAATAACTATTCACACCGATAAAATTGGTGCGATTATTGGTTCTGGCGGTAAAACAATTCGTGAAATTACCGAAACCACTGGTACTTCAATTGATATTGAACCAGATGGATTGGTTAAAATATTTGGCGGACCTGAAGCTAATATTGACATGGCAGTTAAATGGGTTAAAACCTTGGCAGGTCAAATTGATAAAGGCGCTGTCTTTAATGGTAAAGTAAGACGTATTGTTGATTTTGGTATATTTGTTGAACTTGTTCCTGGCTTTGATGGTCTTGTGCATGTGTCTAATATACCGCGTGATTTACAAAGAACGTTTATGCAAACTATTAAGTTAAATGACGAAGTTAAAGTTGAAGTTTTAGATCATGATGAAGTAACTGGGCGTACTAGTCTGAAAATGTTATCGTAGGATAAGCTAATAGTTATGGATTCTAAAAAAGTTGTTAGAAATGATGGACGGACACCGGATCAATTGAGACCGGTGTCTTTTTCTCGTGGCATTTACGAGTATGCAGTAGGATCATATCTGTTTGAAATGGGTAAAACAAAAGTATTGTGTGCTGTTTCAATGCAAAATGGTGTACCGCAATTTTTACGCGGAAAAGGTGCTGGATGGTTAACTGCAGAATATGCATTACTACCTACATCAACAGTAACCCGCACGCAACGGGAAAGTAGCTCAAACAAAAAAGATGGCAGATCAGTTGAGATTGCACGTTTTATTGGTAGATGCTTTCGCACTATTGTAGATTTATCCGAGATTGGTGAGCGTACTATTACAATTGATTGTGATGTATTGCAAGCGGATGGTGGCACGCGTACAGCAGCTATTACTGGTTCTTTTTTAGCATTGGTAATGGCCCAGGAAAAGTGGTTACAATCACGAATTATTAGCAAACCTATTATTACAGAAAATATCGCAGCAATTTCTGTTGGTGTTGTACAAGACAATGTATTTCTTGATTTGAATTACGAAGAAGATAGTACTGCAACAGCAGATTTTAATTTTGTCATAACACAAACAAATAAAATTGTGGAAATGCAGGGCGGTGCTGAAAGTGCTCCTTTATCATGGGATGTGTTTGAACAAGTACGTGTCATGGCAAATAAAGGCGCGCAGCAATTATTTGCATTGTATGATGTCGAACATTTTCCTAAACAATCTGATCGTGTTCCTTTATTTAGTTTAAAAAGTCGCTTACAGTCACTATAGATATTATGCTTTTATCAACATTTTTTGAACATATCAAACGCACAAAAACTCTTCCAGAAGGAACAGTCTTTTGTTTTTCTGCACCCTTGTATCCTTTGCTTTTTTTCTATCACCTCATCGCTTTTTTTAAAAGAAATGGTGCAAATATTGAAGCGCTCAATTGTACAACTGAAGTATCAGCGATTAAAGCGCTACTTTCGACCATGAGTTTTTCTGGGCAAACGGTGTACTGGCTTGAAGATTTTTATACCCTACCAGAAAAAAAACAACAGGAAATGTTTCAGTACCTTCGTACGTATGAAGGTCCACATCGTATACTATTATTTTCTGATAAAACTTTAACTAATTATGCATCATCAACAAAGAACTCTGTTGATGCCACACATGTTATTGCATTACCACATGACATTACACAGCAGGACTTTTTAGCCGTGCGTTTTTTGGTAAGTGATAATTTACACGATAAAAGTGCATTTGCATCGCAAATAAGTATGTATGCTGATTATCTTTCTTTAGATTCCATTTGTTTATTTGCACATTATGAATTGGTTTTGGGAAAAAGTGCGGATGATTTTTTTACGCACTGGATAACGCGTATTATAGATCCAGCAAGTTCATTTTTTGTACTGAGCCAACATTTTTTTAGTAAAAAATCAAAACCATTCTTTCGACAATGGGCATTGTTTGCAGAACAATATATGCCGACATTTTGGGCTACCTTTTGGGCGGATCAAATATGGCGGGCGTATGTGTATTGTGATTTAATGAAGCAAAAAAAATATGTTGATGCTAAAAAAGCGCAGTATAAATTGCCATTCTCATTTATCAATCGCGATTGGTCATTGTGCAATTTGACTGAATTACGCAATGCACATCAGTTTTTATCTACTATGGATTTTCGATTAAAAAATGGCGGTTCTGAGCTTGGCTTGGAACATTTTTATGGCCAGTTTTTTGAAAATAAGTTTCAATAGCCTGTCTTGTTTTTATTATTAATCTTGAGTAGGCTCGGTTTGTGATGTAATGAAATTGTATGTCATTAAAAAAAGGAGCCGTTATGATCAAATATATGTTCCTACTGCTATTTTGTCTTATAAACAACACCGTTGCAATAGACGGTTTGCGGAACAGAATGGGTAGTGATAGTCTTACTCGTCGTGATTGCCCAAAAGGCGAGGTTCCTTGGTTACAATTACTGACCGCAGAAAGTTTATATGAGTCAGGTAAAATGTCTAAAGCACCCAAAATATTTCAAAATATGAGTGAAGATTTGTGCGAAAAATATATTAAGTTTTTAAAACCTGAGAGTATAAGATTCTTACACTCCAATGTGATTCAAGCGTACATTTGCGATCGACGATTGTTGATGAAAAACTGTAACGATAATCCCACAGTATCTTGTAAACAAAAAATGGCTTATATAATTGATAGTTTTAATATAATTGTATATCTCAATCCATAGTCATTTTTAGTCAACTATTATTTTTTTACTACGCATTTGTTTAATAGAACTGCGATGAGCTTTACTTTTGAGGCGCGCTTCTTTTAATGTTTTTGATACTTTGGTAGCAATACGTTTTTTTGGCACATGCAATGCATTGCGTACGAGTGCAGCAAGATTATTGAGAGCATTTTTTTTGTTTTGTTGTTGGCTGCGCGATTCACTGTTGTGAACAATGAGATCACCATCTTCGGTGGCTCGTGATTGTAACTTTTCCAAAATATAGTTTTTTTGTTCTTCGGTGAGAGCTATTGTTGTTTTCACATTCCAACGCACTGTAATGCGCGTATCTGTTTTGTTAACATGCTGACCGCCAGCTCCTCCGGAACGGCTGGTGGTTATTTCTAATTCATGTTCTGGAATGGTGATGTTGTTTTTAATGAACAAATCGTTTTTCATGAGTAAATGGTACTATCTTTTGGCGGCAAGAATAGCCGTCGTAGCATATGGAAAGACATAAGTACCATCGTTATTTTTTTTGAGCTTTTTTAAATAACGATTAAGAAAATCATTGAATAAACATCTACAAAAATTATTGTTTCTTATTTTCTCTATCAGGGTAGCATTGCTTTCGGGAAAGAAAGGTGCATCATGTTGTTTTTGTTCTTCTTCCGACATAGAAAAACACTTGTATGTTCCTTCAGCTATCACATTTGTCAACCAACCATCTGATGTCGAATTAATCAACCACTGTGCAGCAGGTGTACTCAAAAGTATGGGAAGTTGGTGTTCTCTAAACTGCTGTTCGCTCATTGGGAATTCAAATGATTCTTCTTCACTTTTAATAAGACTAAAACCTGCTTTATCGAGCATGCCATAGAGTTCATTATTAGTGGGGCTAGAGCTGCCCGTAGGGTTTGGAAGAACCGATAAGAGTCTACCAAGAATCGGAATATCTCTTTTCATATCGTCAAGTACTGCAATGCCTAAAGGTGGATTACTTACAGTGTCTATGTTCGCAAAAAATAAGCCATCTTTTTTTAGGCTGTTGCTAATATGTTGCAATGCTTGTTGTTTATCTGCAAACCAATGGAAGCAACAAGAAGCAAGTGCGAGATCATAAGGCTCTTGTGTTTCGAAGTCTTCTACAAAACAATGTTCGAATGAAAGAATGTGTTTATTAGTTTCGTTGATATGTGTTTGTTCGGCATAATTAATCATATTTTTACTTGCGTCAATGCCGTGTACACACTTTGCTTTTTGTACAAGTTTTACTTCTATTTCAGCTGTTCCGCAGGCAACACTCAGAATGGTTTTATCTTCAGTTGGGATCTTATGTTTCTTTAAAAGACTTGAAAAACAAGCGATTTGTGATGTATTACCTTTGGCATATTCTTTTGCCAGCCATTCGCGTGGTTCACGAGGTACAGGAGGTTTGATGTCCATGGCATTGAGAGATCCAAGTATACATAATGAAATGACGATATATTTTTTCACAGATAATTTCCTTTTTTAGCATGTGTAGATTAGGAGTATGTATAGCATGAAAACAATAAAACGTCAAAATATTACGAAATTATTTATCATGATTTGGCTGAATAATTCCACCCGATATTATCATTGCCATTGCGTCTTGTCGAGAGATATCAATGATAGTAATTTCATCTTCTGGCACGAGAACCAGAAAGCCACTTGTTGGATTGGGTGTGGTAGGAATAAAGATGTTAAAATATTTTTTATCGGTATTAGGAGCTATCATTTTGTCAACTTGATTAGCGAGAAAACCAATGCTATAAATACCAGTCTTAGGAAATTCAATACGCACTACTTTAGTAAAAGATGCTTTGTCTTGAAAGCTAAATGCATGCACTAACTTTTTTATGCCTGAATATACGGGGCGGATGAGTGGAATTTTTGAGAATAGTTTTTCTATTCCATGAATAATTGGACGTAAAATGAACATATTATACAATGTTCCTGCAACCAAGATAATGGCAATAGCAAGTATTACCTCAGAGTACGGGAACGTAAAGCCGAATCGTTTTAACGGTTCAAGCCAGTTGAGTAATACTCTCAGTGAAATTGTAAAAACTGCAATGGTAAGCGTTACTGGTAATATGAGTAAAAGTCCTGTTAAAAAAAGCGAAGATATAGAATCAATGAATGAGAGAAATATATTTTTTTTCTGAGACATTATGGGCCTTATGTTTTTTTGTTTGCGGAAATGGTGATACATAGATTAGCAGGTTTATAATTTGTTAACACAATATTTTTTGGTAAAAAAAGATGTTGTTCGGTCAGGATTATACCATGCTTTCCTGGTAAAAGCTTGTTTACGTTAATATGTGCTGCCAGTGATTTTTCTTCTAGGGTATAGAAATCTGAACGTTTTGCCTTTAAGGTAACGGCAATTTTTTCAGGAGCATTTATGGTATACATATCTGGTAATTCAGAAAAGCATAAAGGAACATTTATTTTTAGGCTCACTATGTGATCATAGCTTGCAATGTACCAAAAACTGTAACCAAGTAAAAGACTAATAGTTGCAAGTGGTGCGTTAGAGAGGAAGAGATTTTTCAGGCGTGCTACTTTCACGATAAACTCCTTTATGTTCTGATGGTGAAGACTGAGTAGAAAGTTGTTTTTTGATCATGGTGCGCACGTGATGTGCTGAAAGATTTTTTGTTTCTTTATTTTCAATAATAAGAGTGAATGTTCTGCTGATTGGGTGAGCTCTTAACACAATAGCATCGCTTTGTAGGGTATAAAAAAGCGCATCAGTTCTTTTTTCTTGGTGAGTAATCCAAGCAACATTAATGCCGCGAATTTTTCCGTTGGTATCAATCCATACCATTTTTTGTTCATCGTATGATGTGCTAAAAAGCAGTAATTCTAAAACATTTTTATTTATATCAGCATTGATAAGAAACGGAGCATCCAAAAAATAATCTAATGAATCTTTATGCTCAATAACAACGGTGATAGATTTATTGGTGTTAATTATTGCTAAACTGCTGCTGAGCAATGTATCAAGCCAATCTTCATGCTGAATCCGTGCGGGTGCAATGGAACACAATGTTACTAAATTACGTTGTAATGTTTTTTCGTGGAGAACGATAAATAAAAGGAGAGCGATTGGTGCATAGGTACATAAAAATGGCGTGAGCGTAGGTAATTGCGTCACCCAGGCACACAGTGCTAGTGCGCAGTATGCAAAAAAATAGGTGAGTATATTTTTTGTTTTATCTGTTTTGAGCCATTTGCAAAGAGTAAAAATACATGATGAGTAAACAACTATTTCAATAATATCTCGTACCAATAAATTATAAAACATATTTATCTCCTTAGTTCAGTTATTCGCAGCGCCCATTTAACCCCAGCTACGTTATAAACTTCATATGGGACCCCGCGCTCATCCTGAACTTGTTGAAGGATTAAGCGCGCTCTGATCCTTTTAACCCAATCTCCACTTCGTTTCTATTGGGTACCCATTGAAAGGAACTGGCAATGGGTTAGGCTGATGAGCGCGGAAAATATATGCGTTGGTAAAGTTTAATGATTCCTACTACATTTTTTATAGTATTACGTGATCATTTTGCAAGATTGTTATGAAGTTTTGTCTTTTTTGATGTGATCTGTATCATTAAATATAATTAATTTTGGATATGTTTTTTTGTGAGAAATAAAAATGGCACATGAATCTATCGTTTTAACAGGTGATCGCCCAACAGGGCCGCTACATCTAGGGCATTATCTTGGTTCACTCAAATCACGAGTAGAGTTACAAGATATGTACAAACAATATGTGATGATCGCTGATACGCAGGCATTAACGGACTATTTTGACCGTCCGGAAATGGTGCGTAAAAATGTTCTGCAAGTATGTCTTGATTATTTAGCAGTTGGTATTGATCCACAAAAATCGACAATATTTATTCAGTCACTTATCCCCGAAATCGCCGAATTAACCATCTATTTTCTTAATTTGGTTTCCGTTAATAGATTACTGCGTAACCCAACAGTCAAAGCGGAAGTTGTGCAAAAAGGATTTGAGGAACGTTTGCCAGCAGGGTTTTTAATTTATCCTGTTTCGCAAGCTGCAGATATTGTGATTGTCAAAGGAACTATTGTGCCAGTTGGTGAAGATCAGCTGCCTCATATTGAGCAAACCAATGAAATTATTAATACTTTTAACCGCATGTACAATGAAGAAGTTTTTGGACATGTTAAAGGATATGTTCCAAAAGTTGGAAGATTGCCAGGAATTGATGGCAAAGCAAAAATGAGTAAGTCATTGGATAACGCGATATATCTTTCCGATTCTGCTGATACAATTGCAGAAAAAGTAATGAAAATGTACACAGATCCCGACCACATCCATGTAAATGATCCAGGAAAAGTAGAAGGTAATGTGGTGTTTAGCTA
The nucleotide sequence above comes from Candidatus Babeliales bacterium. Encoded proteins:
- the pnp gene encoding polyribonucleotide nucleotidyltransferase, whose product is HPEQLKSDMRIVVAGTEEGIVMVEGSTNELSEKDFVDVLFQAHEKIKKLIVWQKEIQQALNYKETAANDVYGFDVWKNKVSQFLTQDRVERMYIQDKHERYAYLDEMKKDFTAEYQEKIDEAGAPQSVIDYIFGDELQEKLSNLIFVQNKRVDGRDFTTVRPIEVEVGLLPYTHGSALFTRGNTQALASVTLGSGQDEQKFDTLMDSEPNAGSFMLHYNFPPFASGEVKPMRGTSRRETGHGYLARSSFDYLRPTPEEFPYTIRVVVDILESDGSSSMATACATTMALMQAGVPIKKMVAGVAMGLLEKSPGVFVSLTDINAFEDAFGLMDFKVIGTDTGITAIQMDVKYKGGLRREVFQHALEQARVGRLHILDEMRKVMSAPQAELSVLVPKVITITIHTDKIGAIIGSGGKTIREITETTGTSIDIEPDGLVKIFGGPEANIDMAVKWVKTLAGQIDKGAVFNGKVRRIVDFGIFVELVPGFDGLVHVSNIPRDLQRTFMQTIKLNDEVKVEVLDHDEVTGRTSLKMLS
- the rph gene encoding ribonuclease PH, which encodes MDSKKVVRNDGRTPDQLRPVSFSRGIYEYAVGSYLFEMGKTKVLCAVSMQNGVPQFLRGKGAGWLTAEYALLPTSTVTRTQRESSSNKKDGRSVEIARFIGRCFRTIVDLSEIGERTITIDCDVLQADGGTRTAAITGSFLALVMAQEKWLQSRIISKPIITENIAAISVGVVQDNVFLDLNYEEDSTATADFNFVITQTNKIVEMQGGAESAPLSWDVFEQVRVMANKGAQQLFALYDVEHFPKQSDRVPLFSLKSRLQSL
- the arfB gene encoding alternative ribosome rescue aminoacyl-tRNA hydrolase ArfB, with product MKNDLFIKNNITIPEHELEITTSRSGGAGGQHVNKTDTRITVRWNVKTTIALTEEQKNYILEKLQSRATEDGDLIVHNSESRSQQQNKKNALNNLAALVRNALHVPKKRIATKVSKTLKEARLKSKAHRSSIKQMRSKKIIVD
- a CDS encoding methyltransferase domain-containing protein, yielding MKKYIVISLCILGSLNAMDIKPPVPREPREWLAKEYAKGNTSQIACFSSLLKKHKIPTEDKTILSVACGTAEIEVKLVQKAKCVHGIDASKNMINYAEQTHINETNKHILSFEHCFVEDFETQEPYDLALASCCFHWFADKQQALQHISNSLKKDGLFFANIDTVSNPPLGIAVLDDMKRDIPILGRLLSVLPNPTGSSSPTNNELYGMLDKAGFSLIKSEEESFEFPMSEQQFREHQLPILLSTPAAQWLINSTSDGWLTNVIAEGTYKCFSMSEEEQKQHDAPFFPESNATLIEKIRNNNFCRCLFNDFLNRYLKKLKKNNDGTYVFPYATTAILAAKR
- a CDS encoding DUF502 domain-containing protein encodes the protein MSQKKNIFLSFIDSISSLFLTGLLLILPVTLTIAVFTISLRVLLNWLEPLKRFGFTFPYSEVILAIAIILVAGTLYNMFILRPIIHGIEKLFSKIPLIRPVYSGIKKLVHAFSFQDKASFTKVVRIEFPKTGIYSIGFLANQVDKMIAPNTDKKYFNIFIPTTPNPTSGFLVLVPEDEITIIDISRQDAMAMIISGGIIQPNHDK
- the trpS gene encoding tryptophan--tRNA ligase, translating into MAHESIVLTGDRPTGPLHLGHYLGSLKSRVELQDMYKQYVMIADTQALTDYFDRPEMVRKNVLQVCLDYLAVGIDPQKSTIFIQSLIPEIAELTIYFLNLVSVNRLLRNPTVKAEVVQKGFEERLPAGFLIYPVSQAADIVIVKGTIVPVGEDQLPHIEQTNEIINTFNRMYNEEVFGHVKGYVPKVGRLPGIDGKAKMSKSLDNAIYLSDSADTIAEKVMKMYTDPDHIHVNDPGKVEGNVVFSYLDIFDPEAEVVEELKTHYRRGGLGDVKLKRRLIDVLYTLIGPIRERREQFAQDPQAVMNIALEGSDKVRQVAAQTMDEVRRVMRLDYK